GGCCGAAACCCATTGGTCAAAGTCAAAGTCAAACTCACTTGGGTTAGGAAAAGGGTATGTTGGTGTAATGAGGGATGGTTTGTCCCTATAAAGTTTAAGAAATTTCTCACATATTTCGATATGGTACTTTAACACTCCCCTGCACTTATGGGTTgagttatgccagacccaacaaatgtagtagaggtcatgtccaactagattgaattgctccgataccatgtcatAAATTCACACTCTCATACATGATATTGTCTGCTTTACGTTGTCTGGTTTCCGATGATACATCGGGCATGTACAATTTTGTTCCTCCTTATCCCAGCAACTAAGGACCGAAACTCTTGGATCAAAACTCAACTCACTTGGATTAGGAAAAAGACTTGTTTGTGTAATGAGCAAGGGCTTATAGTTTTAAAGTATAAGAAATTTACCACATCTTTGTGGTAGTTTAACAGAAATCCACTTACCTCTATTAGTTGTCTAGTGAATATGGAAAGAAATGACACGCAATGTTCGATATGTTCCCTATTcacaccttttttttcttctcattttaaGCATGAGAACCACGTGATTGTATTCACGCTCCTACCCTAATTCCTTTTTTTGCATGGTTAGTTATTTCACAAACATCCCTACACAATAATCACTACAAATGCCACCACATGAAGTTTAGGTACCCCTAACCCTTAAATAACATATTGTTAAGATATCTAATTGCCAATCATTTATCTCCAATTTCTTGTGTTAATCAAGTTTTACACATTTTAACTTTTTGGTGATCATGAATGAATTGAGATTTTGATCTAGAATCGAAATGTTGGGTTAACTCAGTGATTTAAAATGTAATCCTAACATGGCAACCCGTGAAACCGAGGCTAAGATTTGGAGATAATGTAATTTTTAATCACTGAAAGAGttgtcaattttcaacttaGTAAGTGAATGTTCAAATGCTCAAACTTGGGaatacaaaattaaaaatgTTCCAATATGCACGtacaaacatatttttcaccatTCGGGGGCaggttgtttatctttttttttttatactacaTTAGCAGTTTAGCTGTCCAAATAGTCGAAAATCTACTCGAATGtgcatatttaaataattttcaactttgggtggaacatttgaacatttggtGAGCGAGTTAGACTTGATCATCTATTTCAATTATCAAAAGTCGCATTACCCTGATGAGAATCACAGGCAAAAGCTCAAGAATGCTTAAAATCGAGTTGGTCGTTATAAGATGAAGATGAATCAAGCCCAGTCAAAAGATGTCATAAAATCGAGTTGGTCGTTATAAGATGACGTTGACTTGGTGAGCACTGTTGGAGTCCATGTTCGTCAAGGGGATTGTCTATCCTGAGCCGTGTAGAAGTTGCCTTGGTTAGTTTGAGTAGGAAAATATCTAGTTTCCATCATTGGTACTATGAATAACAGCCAAGTAAGGTGGCTGAAACTTAGGAAGTAGACTTCTACAATCCTATTAGGATTAGTCGTGCTTGCTATAAAACCACAGGTGTAGTTCGAATAACACTAACTCAGATTTCATCTCAAAACTTCATTGTTCTTACGTGAGCAACCACTACCCAGCAAGGGATTTTCCACCAACCcagtaaactaaaaaaaaaaaaaaaaaaaacaatgtttgAGACATCTAAAATCTGACTCTAAAAAATCCtcaaaatctatgtgacattaaaataagcATTAATTCAAAACATACACGTAAGACCCACTtcatatccaacactccacattaaatgagggttttTTAGAGTCACTGTTTAAGGATCTgcattatccaaaaaaaaaaatacactccGAAGGTTTAAAATTCTTTGTATATCTAGCCGCAACATGTTCCCTATTCACacgttttttttccttattttaagCATGAGGAACCATGTGGTTGTATTCATGCATGGTTAGTCACATTTCACAAACTATACACAATAATCACTACAAATACAACACCTCTCCCTTACATTTCTCTACAAAATAGAAACAAACCAACCTTCACCTTCACCATAGCCATATAACTTGAGCAGCCATGTTTGCTTTGCTTCTCATGTCTTTCTACTCTCTTATCTTTCTCTACCTAATCTTACGAAAAATCCATACTACTTACACcaaatcctcttcttcttcctctaatGCTCCTCCATCTTACCCTTTCATTGGCTGCCTAATCTCTTTTTACCGAAACTGCCATCGCCTTCTAGATTGGTATACCGAACTACTGTCCACGTCACTCACGCAGTCGATTGTAGTGCATCGCCTAGGCTCGCGTCGCACAATCGTAACTGCAAACGCGTCGAACGTCGAGTACATTCTCAAAACGAACTTCCACAACTTCCCTAAAGGGCAACCATTCACAGAGATTCTCGGCGATTTTCTCGGTCACGGAATATTCGCCGTGGACGGCGAGTCATGGAGCGCTCAGAGGAAGTTAGCGAGTCACGAGTTCACTGCAAAGTCGTTGAGAGGATTTCTGGTGGAGACGCTCAGAGACGAAGTCGAGAGCCGGCTGGTGCCGGTGCTTGAAGAAGCAATGGAGAGTGAGAGAGTGCTGGATTTGCAGGATTTGTTGAAGAGATTCGCGTTTGATGTGATCTGTAAGGTGTCGTTGGGTGTTGATCCGTGTTGTTTGGATTTTTCAAAACCTGTGATGGATCTCGTTCAGGCGTTTGATACGGCGTCGTTTATGAGTGCGATGCGAGGAGTGGAACCTGTACAAGCGGTGTGGAAGATTAAGCGACTGTTCAATTTAGGTTCTGAGAGGAAGCTGAAGGAAGCATTGAAAGTTGTTCATGATTCCGTCAACGAAATCATCGAaaacaagaagaacaaaattgaagaacgAAGAACATGCGATCGTACTGATAACGATCTCCTGTCGAGATTGTTGTTGGCGGGAAATGAAGGAGAAGTGGTGAGAGATATGACGATAAGCTTCATCATGGCAGGAAGAGACACCACCTCGGCGGCGATGACGTGGCTCTTCTGGTTGCTCTCTAATCACAAACCCGCAGAGCAGATGATTGTGAGCGAAGCAACAACAGTAGTGGTAAAAAATGGCGAAGAAATTAGGTTTTTAAGCTATGAAGCTTTGAAGGAAATGAATTACTTGAAAGCTTGTTTGTGCGAGTCCATGAGGCTGTATCCACCTGTAGCATGGGACTCCAAGCATGCCTTGAACGACGACGTTTTACCAGACGGGACTTTCGTTAGAAAGGGAGACAGAGTGACCTATTTTCCATACGGGATGGGGAGGATGGAGGAGTTGTGGGGGAAGGACATGCTCGAGTTTAAACCGGACCGGTGGTTCGATGAACCGGTTGTTGAAGGTGGTGGAGGTGCATTGAAGTCGGTGAGTCCGTACAAGTTTCCAGTTTTTCAGGCCGGTCCAAGGGTTTGTCTTGGGAAGGAGATGGCGTTTATtcagatgaaatatgtgatggCTTCGGTTTTGAGCCGGTTCGAGATCGAACCGGTCAATGAGGAACAGCCGGTTTTTGTTCCTCTCCTAACAGCTCACATGGTTGGTGGGCTCAAAGTGGTGGTCCGGAAAAGGAGGGTCTAACTTGGTTTGTAAAGTATAGGTCTACCGACAACGCTTGCCAAGAACATTTATTATTATCGAGAAGCCTAAACCACGTCAACTGAGATAGAGGAAATGTTTTGGCCTTTTCGGCAAGTTTGGTACAAGGGAATGCGAATTGAATAGGAAAAACTGATGGCACAGTTGCAGGCATTTGAAGTACAATAATGGATGTTAtgctatataaatattttagatTGTTAATGCTCTATTAGATTTGAGTTTCTTGTTAATGCTATGATTAGCTTAGGTTTTTTTTGTCCCTGCTAGATACGGTGGTCTTGGTAGGACAGCATGGTTACTGTGGGAAAATTATGGTTCTTGCTTTTTCTAGCAATTGCCAATTGCATTGGCTATTTAGGCCATCAAATTTTGTTGGGAATTGTGATTTGTGGGGTTTAATGGAGAATAGATGTGTGTCTCAGAGCACTTGTAATTATGCAAGTTTAATAGGGCATGAGAGGTTTTTATTGTACTTTTTATAAAAGTGTATCACAATGATCCACTTTTAAGGTCATAACAATTTTGAGGTTATAAATTTATTGGGACCAACATGTGAGCAACTGAGCATGTCAAAGCCCATGTTCATATGTATTTGTTGGGACCAACATTTGGCCATATCAAAGCCCATGTTTATATGTCGGCTGTATTTGTGGGTTCAACAGCACACTAAATCAcattttccatcaaaattaATACCGCCCCCACTTATATGACAATAACATTTTACACCAAAATTAATACTGCATCCCatttctattacacaaaaaataaaatcaataaatttatgttaggtaccaatatattttattgacccaaccacatcaacaaaatgactaaccacattagcaaaacacgttttgttgtccccaataaaattCTACCATTGTGATGCAAATTTTACTAAGATTATATTTTTGACCCTTAtgcatattgattttttttttgataaatgatAATTCTCCAACCCAACATGTCCACTAAACAATTGAGCCAGTTCTAAACTCAAGCTGTCAACACAACCAACTTCACACTAATAACGGTTATGTAGGAGTTGAACTTATAACATCATGCGTTCAGAAAAATTGAGGAAATAACACCAAAACTACTGAACGTGAGAGTACAACCTACTGGACATAAGAATTGAACTTATAACATCCTGCATTTGCAATGAGTTACCATAATCAATTTCACCGTCCACCAAAATTTGTTTTgatgttatttttgttttcgtATACAAGTAAATCACTTTCCAGAAAGAAGGATCGATACTCCCAGTCAATGTAATAGTTATTTGATAGTTCTTTGGTTTGGACAAATTAGCCTCTTGATATGAGTGAGTAATTTCCGTTATTATGGTTTGCGTACCTCTTCACCGAATCCTCGTAATCTCCTTGCATGTAATAGCTTGCTTGGAAACAGAAAAATAGAGAGATTCATCACAACCAGAATTCTTGGAATCTGAGCACCACCGCCAGGGTGGGTTTGGAATCTTACGGTGTTTAGCTCTAGTTATTTTTGGCATGGCAAACCACAAAATCAACAGAATAAAATGTACCAACAGTGATGAATGCAATTACAAGGTGGCAGGCTTTCAATGTTTTAATTCCACTTGTATAATTTGTCACCAACCCCTTTTCAACTTCAAGGTTGTACAGCTTCTAGAAGTTTCTCGTACACCTGCCTGGCAGACAAATCCTCGATCTGatgcaaagaaaagaaaagagatctCAACATACATTGTATATGATGAACTGAGCAAATTTTTTTATAGCTCTTTGTAAGAAGTCTCAAACATCTAATTGACTAATTATTTCTGAATGAGGCTACAAAATGCACTTTAGGTAACAAATTTGTCGAATATGCGGTAACTTATGGAGCATCGTATATTCAGATCTCTACAAGCAGAGGTGTTTATATCTTCCCAACCGAGTTTCTGGATTCATATGCTGAATAATACAAACAGGTGAAATGCCACCAAGCCTATTAGCCAACCAAGAATGCAAATCAAGTGACAAAAACAACCCACCAAGGTGGAAGAAGATGTGTTGGGTGGGCCAGGAATAATCCCAACCAAGATTGCATTATACAATGCAAAATGTGTGATGAGGATCTCATGATCAGAATTGCCAAGTATGTGCAATGATTTATCACAAAGTACACAGTCAAACTAAATCCAAATCGTAAACTTGCACAGATTCAAGCACATGCACACAGACCCAGTCATACACATACTCACCACGAGGAGCTTTGATTTGTTATTCCATCCTCTCTGAAGTGTCATTTGACTCAGTCTGAGACCCAATACCTGTGTAAAAGCATACCTAGTTAACATAGACACTTCAAAATAATTGATATCAGATTGCGGATTCACTCATGATCACCCATATGAAACAGAGACTATACCTTTCCCATGAACTCCAGAAGTTCATTGTTAGCTTCCCCACGTGCTGCAGGTGCAGCTATAGTAACTCGAACGTCGTCAGCGTTAACTCCTGTGTCCAAAAAGGAAAATGTATTGAGTTCTCTGtgtaaataaaaagtaaaatagaGGGTTTCCGCCAGTTCATGCATGCAAGTATCATACCAAGAAAGAAGTAGTAAGCTGGTTTTATCAAGTTGGTAGATGTTCACTAAGTTTACAGCAATTATAAATCGGGGTTAGGGGTTGGGGTAGGAGGAGAAAATGCATGCAAGTATGATTCCAAGAAAGAAGTAGAGAGCTGATATTACTGGTTATTGCCGAGCGCTGTGCACGATCTTCCACCTCTATGGCAACTTGAACAAGTCCTCCATCTAACTGCGATATGCAGGGGGGCACAGGAGCATCCTACGGTAGATGCCAGAAAACTATCAAAAGAATATTGAAAGTGCAAACTAAAATGGATGCTCAACAGCGGAGACAATTTATACACACAGAGTGACACACATAAAAATACATATACTACATACCAAATGCAACAAACCCTGCACATGGATTGCAACATATCTTGCTCTTTCATTCCAAAATATCTCTTATCAACTAGAAGACACGAGCATTAATTAAAAGCAAGTATATTAACTAAATGCTGCACATGATGTATGATATGATCTTAGGCCTTTTCAAAGATCTGCACCTGCGGATTTGTTTCAGCAGCAACTGTACTAAGTGCACCATCAAGGACATAAATGAAGGAAGCAACTTCTAGATCTTCTTCTGAGCGATAGCAAACAAACAGCCCACAAGTTATACAATTCATACGGTATTGCTTCTCCAATTTTCCTTCACCCCTGTGCTTTATTGTAAAGACAAGGCCCAATGTATTAGTATTGACATATAGATAATATCgacttttgatattgtaaaATTTCAATCTTATAAAAGTTCTCTTTTGATAAAACATTTAGCCTTTCAAAAAGcaaacggaaaaaaaaaataaaaacaacataaaTTGAAGTCTGGTCGGCATGCCAAAAGGACCAAAGATTACCATAGGCAACCTTAGTAGCAGACTTTGGCCCCTCTGTTGGTAAGGGATTCCCCGTTAATCTGAAATCATACATGATGTTTCAACATATAAACCTTCTTGGAAGTTTTTTGTAACACTTTTCTGCAACAAACACTGATATGGCTCTAAATTCTAAAGAAGGtattttgcaatttcaaatataaaatacaCCATGTAATATTAGGCCAAGGATGAATACAAGTGGtactttttttttagaaaaattttcgaGATGAATTTACTCTTCTATACTTAATTATGTTCCAACATTAACTAAGAGGCGGTTTAACATGAGGCCGAATGATTTTTTGAAAGATTActgttaaaaaaatgaaatgtcgAGATGGCAATAGATATCAATATACCGTTTCAGAAGCACTTTTCCAGCCTCACTAATGTTCAACCGTGCAAGATGCTTCTTCTTGTCCAACACATAGGCCTTGTCAGTCTTCCTCTTTGGCAGTTTCTGCAACTGGGTATCTTATACAAAACATATGTCAGTATTCACAGTAAGCAGTGGATCAGAGTAATATTGAAGAAACAGAAATTGCTACTCTTCAAGGAAATTGCAAATTCCTTAACAATTAACATATATTCTTTTGCGTAATGAAGTAATACCCCCAAATTACAACACGAACAAAAACCGGTTTCCGATTCCTCGAGTGGAAAAGCTATACGAAGTCCAAGTTTCAGTGTTTTTCTCGTGAAAGAGATTTTCTAAGATGGAATTCCAAAACAACGACCTTATAAGAAAGAACCAGTATACTGAATCCACTATGTAAGCATATGCACTTCTAGATAAGAGAAAAAGTGCGAACCAGTGATGAGCACATGCGATCCACAGTGCTTGCAGTAATAGACAAAGAGATCAGAATCTGGTCCATCAGGAGCTGCGTCCTCGCTCGAGTACGTGTGCGTTGTTCTCTTCGGCATTTCTGGCTTCTCCCTTCACCCTCCTGATCTCTGACTTCGCACGAATCGGGACTTGACTCGCCGAGGAAGTCCGAGATGAAGTGGATGAAACAAAGGCGTGGCGGCCCCTAAAACAGAGATGCTGGCCCAACTTAAAACGACACCGTTATGACATTTCTTAGAGAAATGCGAAGTGACCCCTGAACTATTCTCTTTCTCGAAAGTGACCCCTCAACAAATTTTATACATTCAGATCCACTCTCTTCAATTCTTAACTTTCTCAGTAAACAACCACACGAATAGACAGATTTGACATGGCGGATACAGTCCTAATCTCCTCTCCGGCACCACCGACTCCCCAGCCTAGATCCACTACGGACTTCTTCTCGGACCCGTTGGACTCGCATCCGCTCTGGTTCAAGCCCTCCCTTTTCCTCTCCCCCGATTTCGACCCCGATTCCTATATCTCGGAGCTCCGCACTTTCGTGCCGTTTGATACGCTCCGTTCGGAGCTTCGTGCGCATCTTTCTTCACTCCATCACGAACTCATTGACCTCATAAATCGTGATTATGGCGACTTTGTTAACCTTAGCACCAAGCTCATCGATGTTGACTCAGCCGTGGTTCGCATGCGGGCTCCGCTGTTGGAGCTCCGCGAGAAGATCGAGGGTTTCCGTTCCTCTGTTGAAGCGTCTCTCGTTGCGCTCGAGAGCGGATTGAGGCAGCGATCTGAGGCGGCTGCCACCAGGGAGATCCTTGAGCTCTTGCTCGATACGTTTCATGTTGTCTCTAAGGTAATGTGGTTTGCTGCGTTAGTTTATAAATGAACTTGTTGGACTGAGAAACGAAATCTTGAAATGAATTTGGACATTCTGGTCTGGTTGGTCTCTGAATCGTGTTGTCTAGTATTTAGATGTGTGCTTTCCCTGTTCGAGGATCTAGTGGACTGTGAATGGATTTAAGTATTATTATTCCTCGAATCCGCTAAATTATAAATCCGAAAAGGGTCTTAACTTTGAACAATCGGCTTTGTTTATGAATGGGAGTTTTGAAATTCACGATGCACAAATTTCTCAGAGTAAGGGGTGACTGTATATTTCCCACTCTACCAGACTAATTTGCTGTTCATCAGGCATTCTCCATAGTCCATATTACCCCAACCACCCACTCTCTCTGTTGGTTCTGATATAATTCTTGTTACAGCACCataacctttttttcttcctctcactCTCTCTGTTTGTGTCTTTGCATGTGTGCGTGTTTGTCTGTTAAGTGCAGGTTGAAAAACTTATAAAGGAGCTGCCTAGTATGCCTGCTGACTGGCCAAATATAAATGGAGAGGTTAGTAAAGAAAGGGATTTCATGAGTAACGGGACTTCCCTACAACATGTTGAGAATGGAACAAATTTAAGGGAGACTCAAAGCATGCTTTTGGAGAGAATTGCCAGTGAGATGAACCGGCTCAAGTTTTATGTTGCTCATGCACAGGTCTCTTTTGCTGTCTCGACATCGCATATTCTATGCATCTTTTCTTAGATACTTTTGGTTGCAACTCTTACAGTAGTTATTGAACATTTGAACGAGATGCTTACCTAAACTTGTTTCAACTGCTTATCTCTGGACTCAAGTGAGATACTTTTTGACTTGTTGACTGTAAATACTCGCTAGAAGATGACAAAAAACTTATTTGCTTTGAGGAAAGCTGGTGCCAGGGAATGTTTCTAGAGAATgactttcttcatttttctttttctggacATGTATTTTGAGTTGTATCTACTTGGGAAATCTTGATTTTTAATGTGTAACTTGATTTGGTTAAAGCTTTCTAGATAGATCAACGGATACTAGTAAGAAAATTCTCAATAATTTCGCTAATCCAAAATTTGGAATGTAAAGATCCATGTGTTTTTGCCAAGGGCTATGTCCATGAAAGTGAATATATGTAGCCTCTTGCTGATAAGTCTCCTGCAGGCAGTACATAGAAGAAGTGTTGATAATTaaggttttttaaaaaaaaagtatataggATGTGAAAGGATATTGGTTGTAggtaattttattttgtaacAATTTTcggtattctttttctttcgttACTTGAGAATTTTGGGTAGTTGCTTTAGTTGAGAACTCAGAGAAGTGGATTCTGGAGCTAATGTATGTGGCCTTGGCATTGAACGCTTGTGTTCTTCCCTGATCATCAAAAcacttttcatttattttaagtTCCTTTCAACATATATGATAGATGTCTTCTTAAAGACTGGGAAAATATGATGATGTTTTTGTGTGGGCCCCCATGAAGCTGCATTATATTCCTCTTTATTAGCAGCACCATACACATATCTGGTTTTAGG
This sequence is a window from Tripterygium wilfordii isolate XIE 37 chromosome 8, ASM1340144v1, whole genome shotgun sequence. Protein-coding genes within it:
- the LOC120003769 gene encoding cytochrome P450 94B3; the encoded protein is MFALLLMSFYSLIFLYLILRKIHTTYTKSSSSSSNAPPSYPFIGCLISFYRNCHRLLDWYTELLSTSLTQSIVVHRLGSRRTIVTANASNVEYILKTNFHNFPKGQPFTEILGDFLGHGIFAVDGESWSAQRKLASHEFTAKSLRGFLVETLRDEVESRLVPVLEEAMESERVLDLQDLLKRFAFDVICKVSLGVDPCCLDFSKPVMDLVQAFDTASFMSAMRGVEPVQAVWKIKRLFNLGSERKLKEALKVVHDSVNEIIENKKNKIEERRTCDRTDNDLLSRLLLAGNEGEVVRDMTISFIMAGRDTTSAAMTWLFWLLSNHKPAEQMIVSEATTVVVKNGEEIRFLSYEALKEMNYLKACLCESMRLYPPVAWDSKHALNDDVLPDGTFVRKGDRVTYFPYGMGRMEELWGKDMLEFKPDRWFDEPVVEGGGGALKSVSPYKFPVFQAGPRVCLGKEMAFIQMKYVMASVLSRFEIEPVNEEQPVFVPLLTAHMVGGLKVVVRKRRV
- the LOC120004136 gene encoding UPF0235 protein At5g63440; the encoded protein is MPKRTTHTYSSEDAAPDGPDSDLFVYYCKHCGSHVLITDTQLQKLPKRKTDKAYVLDKKKHLARLNISEAGKVLLKRGEGKLEKQYRMNCITCGLFVCYRSEEDLEVASFIYVLDGALSTVAAETNPQDAPVPPCISQLDGGLVQVAIEVEDRAQRSAITRVNADDVRVTIAAPAARGEANNELLEFMGKVLGLRLSQMTLQRGWNNKSKLLVIEDLSARQVYEKLLEAVQP